In Chitinophaga sp. H8, the sequence GCCAGCCCGCCTTCCATAATTTCATCCCAACCAATCATCTTCTTTCCTTTGGAATGAATGAGCTTTGCCAGTCTTTTTTCAAAATAGCTTTGTAATTGTTCCGGGGTAGTCAATCCTTCCCGTTTCATTAATGCCTGGTCTTCCTGATCATTCATCCAGTATTTTTTATTCGCCTCATCACCGCCAGTATGAATGAATGCGCCGGGAAACAGGCCAGCTACCTGTGTAAATATCTTATCCAATATCAACCAGGTGGAATCATTAGCCACGCAAAGCACGTTAGCTTCTCCCTGGGGTTTACTACCGGGGTTTACCCCGTACTGTTGTTTTGTGCAGGATAAACCCGGATAGGAAGCAATAAGCGCCAGGCTATGCGCTGGCACATCTATTTCGGGTACGATGGTAACAAACCGCTGCTGTGCATAAGCGACTACTTCACGAATATCATCCTGCGTATAATAACCACCGTCAGTAGCTTTCTCTCCTGGTTCAGGAGGTCCATAGCTTCTCCATTCTCCTGTACGGGGAACACGCCAGGCGCCGACCTTTGTAAGCTCCGGCAATCCTTTTATTTCAATACGCCACCCCTGATCATCGGTAAGGTGCCAGTGAAATACATTCAACTTATACTTAGACATTTCATCGATATACTGCTTTATAAATGCTTTCGAAAAAAAATGCCTGCTTACATCCAGCATTAATCCACGCCAGCCAAAGCGTGGGTAATCCGTTATATTGACACAAGGCATTTCCCAGGGCGTGTCTTTTATTACAGTATGGTTTCTGATGGCAGGTGGCAATAACTGCATCAGGGTTTGTATACCATAAAAAAGTCCTGGTGGCTTATTGGCCGCAATCATCACCTGCCGTGGTAATACCTGCAACGTGTACCCCTCATCACCTAACGTAGTATCCGGAACCGGGTTAATACGAAGTACAATAGCATGTGTGGCCTGTTCTTCTGTGCTTTGCTTTACAGTAAGATGATAACCTGTAGGAGAATTCAACATTTGCGCCAGCAGGGATGCCACCCCGGAGGCCTGTG encodes:
- a CDS encoding beta-N-acetylhexosaminidase; this translates as MKRFIFSFTTLITICILTTTQSVGQKQALHLLPEPVSATMQEGSFLLKPDTRILVSGAQASGVASLLAQMLNSPTGYHLTVKQSTEEQATHAIVLRINPVPDTTLGDEGYTLQVLPRQVMIAANKPPGLFYGIQTLMQLLPPAIRNHTVIKDTPWEMPCVNITDYPRFGWRGLMLDVSRHFFSKAFIKQYIDEMSKYKLNVFHWHLTDDQGWRIEIKGLPELTKVGAWRVPRTGEWRSYGPPEPGEKATDGGYYTQDDIREVVAYAQQRFVTIVPEIDVPAHSLALIASYPGLSCTKQQYGVNPGSKPQGEANVLCVANDSTWLILDKIFTQVAGLFPGAFIHTGGDEANKKYWMNDQEDQALMKREGLTTPEQLQSYFEKRLAKLIHSKGKKMIGWDEIMEGGLAPGTVVMCWRGINKGIQAARMGHQVIMTPIWDTYLSRRQGDPFIEPVAPGNLRLYTCYQFDPVPDSVTAENIIGGQGSLWTEFVANGRHAEYMTWPRALALAEVCWSPKPKRNWPDFIRRVEQQFKYMDAAQVRYARSMYDPIIDVAKGNDDALKVTLASEIPGVDVYYTFDGANPDNFYPRYTGTPLDIPKGASEIRVITYRGQQPVGQQINCPLSLLQQKLEKKIKQEMQQKSKRQ